A window of the Bdellovibrio sp. ZAP7 genome harbors these coding sequences:
- a CDS encoding MerR family transcriptional regulator has product MKNWLTIGQFAKSIGVSAKALRLYEDMGLLKSHVRGENGYRYYDESQLEIAQRLKDFKDLGFTLVEIKSLLEADESLNSDKLADSMHARLKVISHHAELLKSQKEQIERILSSLQKKQEPLEAEQRRAIMSYYGKVSILITGCDGLEKTAYFVQEHFKKSGQDVPVLTWSLGMQLPELKPYILILPEKFLSYEEILKINADVIVIKSVSVHSDEMEKRYLKLFTEVGPHVTTVINADDRASVSFAAQEDVRKGRIFYFTKNRALEPQIKHIGGVISSGESLEIYGFNLKSKVEMQYKRILAFEEEIALVSSFAAVMSVGLEKENLTSAIAQLK; this is encoded by the coding sequence ATGAAGAACTGGCTTACCATCGGACAATTTGCGAAATCTATCGGTGTATCAGCGAAAGCTTTGCGTCTTTACGAAGATATGGGTTTGTTGAAATCCCATGTGCGTGGAGAAAACGGCTATCGATATTACGATGAATCGCAATTAGAAATCGCTCAACGTTTGAAAGACTTTAAAGACCTTGGATTTACTTTGGTAGAAATCAAATCTCTGCTAGAGGCCGATGAATCTTTAAATTCAGATAAGCTCGCAGATTCAATGCATGCACGCTTGAAAGTCATTTCACACCATGCAGAACTTTTGAAATCACAGAAGGAACAAATCGAACGTATCCTCTCCTCTTTGCAAAAGAAACAAGAGCCGCTTGAAGCGGAACAAAGGAGAGCGATCATGAGTTACTACGGTAAAGTTTCGATTCTTATCACTGGCTGTGACGGTTTAGAAAAAACTGCCTACTTCGTGCAGGAACATTTCAAAAAATCTGGCCAAGATGTTCCAGTATTGACGTGGTCGTTGGGCATGCAACTGCCTGAGCTGAAGCCTTATATTCTTATCCTTCCGGAAAAGTTTCTTTCATACGAAGAAATTCTGAAAATAAATGCTGATGTGATTGTTATTAAAAGTGTAAGCGTTCACTCCGATGAAATGGAAAAACGATATCTCAAATTATTCACCGAGGTAGGTCCGCATGTGACTACTGTGATTAATGCTGATGATCGCGCATCGGTTTCATTCGCAGCCCAAGAGGACGTTCGTAAGGGTCGAATCTTTTATTTCACGAAAAATCGTGCGCTTGAGCCGCAGATTAAACACATCGGTGGAGTTATCAGCAGCGGAGAATCCTTGGAGATATACGGATTTAATTTAAAATCAAAGGTAGAGATGCAATATAAACGCATTTTAGCTTTTGAAGAAGAGATTGCACTTGTGTCTTCATTCGCTGCAGTGATGTCGGTGGGGTTAGAAAAAGAAAATCTAACAAGTGCCATCGCACAGCTCAAATAA